In Vidua chalybeata isolate OUT-0048 chromosome 4, bVidCha1 merged haplotype, whole genome shotgun sequence, the genomic window ATGTATACAGAATTAACAGCAGACTTAACAGCTAGACTTGAACAGTTATAAGAGTTTCATACTGAAACATTTTATAAGTAGTTTTATCAAAATCTTGAGATATTGTTAATATCATGAAAATTGTTAACAGCTCACAAGGCCAATATATGTAACAATATCACCCCACAGAAAAAAGTTCAGGAAGATAATATATCTGAACAACTGGACGTATTAACAACAGTAAGGACCTGGAAGACCATTTCTGTACTACAGAATAACTACTGGCAACAAGAGAGCCACAAGCCAAATgaaaaaatgtggtttaaaaTGATCTTGTAAGCAGAATAGGCTCTTTTTTCACCCACTTGGCTGTAGTGTGTAGAACAGCAGATAGTACGATAAATCTTTACAAGTCAAGGGATATTATATCTATTGGGCAAAATTACCGCATGTAAAGAAACTGAATATAAAAAGTATTGCatttatatgtaaaaaaatttaaaataatgagtaTAAAAGCACGTGTCAAGTTCTGAAAAGCTACTTTAAATAGTCTTTGAAGGTTAAAAGGCTTGTTATGGTTTGCCTGCTGTGTGTCTACCATGGTTTCATGAATACCCTCTAAATCTGATATATGTATCTTGCTTATTTTAATTCTCAGTCTAATTAGCGATGAAAATCTGTGGCTCTTgtactgtaaaatatttatgtgcttCTAACAAAAACACTGTGAAACGATTCCTGCCACAACACAATAAACCAAAACTTTACAGCACATACAAAGTAAACAGATCTGCAAGTAAATGCCAGTAAACAGTTTAAAACAGAGATAAGGCCACAATGAATCCTGCCCTTGGTCACTGAAATGGAGATGAGGTGAGGCAGCATTCACTAGTGCTAGGAACCAGCATTGCGACTACGTCGCGGGAACACGTTTTGTAATAGAGAGTAACAAGTATGAAGGCCTGTGGTAGAATACAAGCACATTTCAGGAGGATAGTGGCACTGATTTTACTATTTGCTAAATATGCTTTATAAccaatttcttcctttaaacATTGTTTTCACACATACAAAGGAGCACTAAAGCAAACAAGTAGAATGGAGCGTCAGAGTACACAAATATGGTGCAGAGACGATGATTTAAGATGGTGGTGGGTGTTGAAACTGGAATCAGTggtcagaaataaaaacccTATGAAAATGGTCAACACGTAAGCATGTAAGCAATGCACTGTAGGAAACCACAGGTTCACATTTACACAGCAGTTGTGACTTTTGCTTCAGGGTATAGAAAAGGCTGAACACACCATGAAATTCTGGCTTTTAAAGAGGAAGATCACACTGTCAGAACTTGTCCTACAAGTCTATGCCTAGCTCTGTGACTACAAATGAACTACTGGGGTATATGTTCAAATACAAGTGAAGCAGGCAGGTCTACAAGGAGGGACAAAACATGGTAaagtcaaaatgaaaaacaaatgcaacaaCCAACAAAGTCAAAGTGCAAATGAGCCTTGAATTTATGCTGGAGAGAAGACTTGAATGTTGCACAAGCTGttggcagggaaagggaaaccCACAGGAAACAAGGATGGGAGGAGTTGACATCTTCATAGTGCTTTTATGATTTTCTATTTGCCCATTTCTAGGTAATAAAATTTACTTCTAGTTATTACTGTATGATCACTTCACAATGAAAGCACGTTCTCAATACAAGTGTTACACAAAAGTCTGGCCTAATTTACTGAACAGTATGAAGAAAAACATGCTTGCGATTCTCAAGTGATGAAGGGCATCACCTACCAATCCCATTTGTAGCACATACTTCTCATGGTACTTTAGTTTCATGCCAACAAGACAGAAGACATGCTGCCAAATGAAGTTATTGGGAACATTCcacttttgaaataaaacatttaactTACACTTAATACAAATTATGTACAAGATTAGAAAAACCTGAACAGATCctgaaacattttcagatgTAATATGACTGATCAAGGAAGAGGGGGAGTAACCCAGTAAGAACCCTTCAAAAACACCAACATATGCCTGTGACATGAACAATCATTAATATGACTGCTTGAGATGCCACTTTTAGGAAAAAACTCATGTAATGTTAGAACCTCGTGAATTATCactataaatacatatttaaaaaagaaaaacagaaataactaTTAACAATGAAAACAGAGCACTAAAGTTAACATACATTGCATGTATTGCAGGCAAGGCAGaggcattttttaaagcttttgcACAGACTTCatataatcttaaaaaaaatatgctggCCTTTACAAGGTTCTActtgctgaaataaaaacaatttcagtTCATAAAAAGTCACAAgacttcagtttaaaaaaaggaacagtTCCAGCCACAGaccaaaaatatatattttttttttaaactggaagagTATGGTAATTAGATTATACAAGCATGGTCAGGCTTGGAACCTGAATATACTTCAGAGCAAaagctcagaggaaaaaaaaatataaactatttGGTAACAAAAGTGTACTATATGTTGTGATACAAAAAAGGTATGGTGAAAATGTACCTTTTATACTAAAGCTTATACAAGTTCCTTGGTCCATAAAAACTATGTTGTGTTCATGTTTTCTAGTTTGCTCAACATGTATCCCAGccacatttttgtttcttgcccactaaaaaaaccacagctgaaaaatagattttcaaTAAAGTTCTTATGTAGCGGATgttggttttctctttttttttattgtggctTCTGTTTTTAAGATCAGCACTTGCAGGTAACAAGGTTGAAATCATATCACCTAAAATGGAAAAGTGTTTTCCCATGAAACCACAAAAACTGTTCAGTTCTCTTGAATGTAGCACGAAAAGTCAATTTAAGTCCAGACAAACAACAGTAGTTAGGAAACTACAGTTGCCGTAGATGATGTGACATTGGTGGGGTTTGTGCTGACACTTGTGTAACTTCCCTcactgtttgtgtttgtttcacTGGAGGCCATGAGACTTGAGTTGGCTCTGAGGattgctccagcagcactgcagtgtggcCGTGGCCCTGGTTCCGGTGTGTATGTAAAGGTAAGGCTGGTGGAGTAAATTATGCCATCGTTACGGACCAAAGTTACTGGAACCTGGACTGGCTGTCGGACCCACCTCCAACCCTCTCGAAACGCAGAAATGTCTGGAACAACACAAAGCATGCTCTCTGCACATCTGCAAAACAGGAGAGTCAACTGAGTACAATGTACTTAAGTTGAAAGAATTCAGTAAAACAGAACAGCTCTGTTGGAAGGGGACCTACAATATTCAACTAGTGCACACACTGACcacttcagggctgaccaaaagtTACAATCATATTATTAAGGGTTAATGCCCTTTATTTGGTTAAACACAGAGAGGCTTGGGGGCATTAACTGCCTTTCTAGGAAACCTGTTCTAGTGTCTGACTACCTTCTCAGTAAAGAAATGTTGCCCAATGTCCTGTCTAAATCTTCCCTGGCGCAGCCTTAAACCATTCCCATGTGTCCTGGCACATGATAGCAggaagcagagctcagcagctccctcttcccccacctcaggaagctgcagagaacAATGAGGTCACCTCTCGGCCTCCTTTTCTCTAAACCAGACAAGCCCAAAGTCCTCAGTTGCAACTCTTTGGGCTTTCcagcccttcaccatctttgccGCCTTTCTCTGGGACATGTTCTGGTACCTGAACATCCTTCTTAaactggggagcccagaactgcatGCAGTGCTCgtggtgaggctgcaccagtGCTGACTGCAGTGGGGTGGACACATCTTTTGACCAGCTGGATGCAGTTTGGCCTCCATGCTGCCAGGGCACATTGCTAATTCATCCTGAGCCCCTGGCAACCAGCACTCCCAGACCCCTTTCTGCAGTGCAGAAAAGTGTACATTTGAGTGAGTACACAAGTATACATTCATCAAAGCACCCAGTAAAACACAAACACCATAGAAGTAATAGAAAATATTGTACCTGTACATGGTTTCAGCTTCCACATCCCCAAACCAGACACGTAAATTTGGAGTGAAGTTCTGTCCTGTAAGTTCCAACATTGCTACATCCCCACCACCATTCAACTGGAAACGGAGCACatagaaaaagaacaagaaaatccCCCCCAAATATGTATTATTAAGAATAAACACTCTTCCcttggaaaaaaccaaacaaataaaaaaccccaccaaccaaaaaaagtcacaaacaaaaccctcaCATACAGTTAAGAACTTTAAATAGTGCTGTTTTTATCAGCtggacaaaaccaaaacacaaacacaatcTACACAATTGAAGTATAAAGAAGTAACACATTTAAAAGATACTGCAAATTAATTTGATACCTATGAAGGAATTTCCAAGTTTTGATAATGGTTGCTTAGAATAGATGTCAACAAGGCTTTGAAAACAGAGAACAAATCTTTCAGAGAAGGTATTAGGGGAGCTTTATGTTTTTCCTCTGCCaaatgctgaggttttttttagtaAGGTTCTCTTTGATCTATAATTGGCAAGAGTCAAAAACAATTTCTAAATAATCAAACAGAATTCCTAAGGGTATCACTACCATggaagtttcagaaaaaaaattctaattgtATACAACAATATTGGTATTATTCCTATGATGGATAGTCTCATGTATTctgaaatgtaagaaaaaaaattacaacaaagtaatttttttatttataaagctaTAAAGACTGCTTTGCTACAGTATTTCACAAGGGTACCATGAAGGTTAAATGAGTATGACAAAAATAATCTCACAAAAAACCAGTTTATTAAAACAAACTACTAACTTACTTGAAGACTTTCCACAACAGGCACAGGTGTCACTGGAGCATGGACTGGACCCATCCCCTCATAAAATGTGTATTCTGCTTTGTCTGTGCTAATGATTGTCCAAGAAGCTCCATCATTAATCATTTCTTTATTTGGTTCTTTTGGGCATGGAGTGGCcttagagagaaagaaaagtttaaaatctGATCTGTAGAAATGTTTGTCAAGTCACAGACCTAAAAACCAACTCAGTCAGTAACAATGCctgttttttcaaaaacatgttTCCTTGTGTTTTCGTCTACAAATGACCTAGGGAAACCCTcttcacatttcagaaaaactACTAGACAACTACTATTTGTGAGAACACCATAACTGTCACCTAGAACACTGTCACCTCTCCAACCTTCCGTTCGAGTTTTATTTTAGTTCAACTTTCAAAGTTTTAATGTTATTCAATAggcattaacaaaaaaaaaaaaaaaaaaaaccaaaaaacaaacaaacaaaaaaaaaacctacagcAACTAGAAGTAGCTGTTTTAAAACAGATCTCTTATTAAGGCAAAATGTCTAAAACAGCTACAGAGTGAACTGGAATACTTTTCATTAGTTATGATTTTTATCTgctctagatttttttttttctttttagagtaCTTCACCCTCTACAAAATGATGGAAAACACATTGTACTTCAGCATTTGTGCAAAGACATAGGAGAGCAGCTGAAATGGCAGCCTTACAAATTAGAATAatgaaatcatagaatggcttgcACTGGAAGGGACCTCGAAGGTCATCTAGTATCTCCCTCTAAATACTACTAAATTAGCATAcatagatagatagatacatAGAAAatagacaaatatttttttatggcCACAAAAGCCTTTCTGAACAATTTCACCACCTAGCAACCCATAAGACAATTGTGTATAggttaaacacagaaaaaaatgggacaAAAAATTCTAATAACTAGATTCTCTTTCCCTTCATTAAGCTTTAAGGATATATTGGTAGGTAACCATAACCTTCACTCTTCAAAGTGGCAGATAAACTTCAATTAGCATGAATTGTCCATCttagatgttaaaaaaaaaagctgcattttcatgTGGACTCTTCATTCTGGTATGATCATgtaaaaagcactgaaaacagCTGATATGGGAAGTGTGTGACATGGATAATAACTACAGATCTTTTCAAACTCAAGATTCCCAAATGAAACTTCCATCAGAAACATACAGTTTCTGAATTACTAGCCCAATTTCAAAAGAGGAACTGTTCTATACTATTGTGAAGCATGACACCATTCCTTTAGTCTGACTGCAATTCTTGTTGGCATGAGATGATATACTTTGAATCATAACAAATAAAACCATGGATATGAAAAAATCAATAACCCTGTAAAAGATCCTTGACTGacttttttcacatttcctaAGTCCATGACATGTAGCAAATGCCACAGAATTTGTTCTCAAAATCCTGTTACATCAAGAATCATTTCAGTAACACATTACTCCGTCTGTTACAGAAATCTTTAAGAGGTTTCAATTCCTCTTTTAGAGAAGCATTCTTCCATGTCACTTCTAAATAGGGCTCCAGGGACATTTCTCaccctttatttcctttcatttttgaaCTAAATTTTCTCAACAGGTGGCACTGGAAGATTAAAATGCCTTAACACCATGCTTAGTACTCATGTACTGTCTGGCTTCAACTGGAGACCGAAGTTACAGCTTGGGATCCTAGGGTTGCCACTGACATCAGAAAACAGGGCTGAGAACAAGCTCTCTGGTATTATTTTGCCAGTGTGAATCCCTTGTTCACCTAATTCTGGAATACTGGGTGCAGTTCTGATCTCCCTATCTAAAAAAATcgtgaagaaaaaaacaagagaagagACAGAAAGGGCAACTAAAATCACCAAGGAGTGCTGAACTTAtgagaagaaatggagaaaacgGTGTTTTTCCAATTAGGAGAGAAGAAATTAAGATGCTGAATGGCTAAGTGAGTGCAGAACTGTTGCTCACTAAATACAGCAAAACTGGAAGTAGGAATTGCTCACAGAAATTGTTACATCATTCAAAACAAATACAGCAAACATTTACTACACAGGGAACCTCTTGAACTCAAGGAAAGCTCTTGAACTTTCTGCTACAGATTACTGAAGGAACATCTGCACATTCTGAGGTTATCAAACCAATGTACACATATACAACATGACAGTAAAAGACAAGAGTCAGGAATGCAGCCTTTAACAACACTTGGTACAAATGTGGATGCTGGCAGAGTACAACCACACTGGACTGTGAAACACAACCAGATCCACCTGCTTCCTGTAAGCACcaactcctgctgctgttggcagACTAGACACAGACGTGGACTGTGCTCTGATCCAGTAAAGCATGATTCATATCCTCTCTCCATGCTCCAGAACACATGCATGTCTTGAAAGAGATCTGGCTGGTGCTTCAGCGACTGAATTTCAAGGTTCATGCTCACCTGCAGACTTTTTACAGCCTCTTTGCTTTAAGCTTCTATGGTCTCTATATAGGGCTATTTCCATTCACCCAAGAGAGACTTGTCATCCTAAAGtttcaggattttggggaggttgttattgttgttttggttttttgtttttctttttcccaaacaGTGACCACAGTTTGTCTAGACTCCTACTATAGGAACAGTATacacatgctgtttcccttgTCTTTGTCTTCTGacccaaaataaaaaacccagaTGAAACAGGATTTCTCTCCTGACACTGGCAGAAAGAGTTTCTCTTCCACTGTGATTTCACCTACCAAAGCATGGTAGCAGTCTGATGTGCAAGTTACCAGATTTTTATCAACAAGTACAAGCATCAGGTTCCTACCCCACTAAGAGAATTCAGGATAGGGAGTGTCCTTTTATCTAACTCCTACCCATGCAGAAAGTTCAGAGCTCTAATCAGACTGGGCTCCTTGAGTGCTGCTGAAACTGAAGAGGGGTAGGACATCCTGACAGTCCCACAGGCAATTCCAGGATGCTGAACTAAGGcagctgtcagagcagcaggagttGTTTATGCTGAACTAAGGCAGCTGTCAGAGAAGCAGGAGTTGTTTCTTCATTCAGTGCTTCCCATGCAGTACTCTAAAAATGATTAAATAGCAGGTTGATCCTGAGCTCTTGTAGTTCATGTTTCACAGCTTTCTCTTCTTAATGATAGTCCATTCTCCTTTACAAGAATATATATTGACAGATATGTatttctgctgtgtgctgtgggtAGAAACAAGAGATCTAGTCCCTTCTGAACCACAGGTCATGATTCTTtactaaaacagaaataaagcttCTCATATTCTCTTTCCATTGTCCCAGTTCAGGACAGAATTGAAATGACTCTTTACCAAGCCTTCCTGTCCCTTCCCTTAAATTAAGGGACATCTTCAATGTTAGCTTCTAATTTCCTACCTCTACTTTTCTTACCCAAGAAGGTACAGCTGTTCTAAGGAAGTCCTGAATCTTTCCCAAGCATGGCCatcttcctgcagcacagcattaGCTCTCAACACCCTGCGTTATTTGAGCTGaccccaaaatatttaaagaaaattgcaaTACTTAGGTAGTCCTGAACTTGGTCAAAGTCTTCAGAgtcatagaatattctgagttggaagtgACCTGCCCACAagggtcatcaagtccaactcaAGAAAAGACTAAGCATGTTCAGGGATTGAACCCACGGCCTTGCTGTTTTCAGTACCATGCTCTGACTAGATGAGCCAATCTCAGGGTCCTTGTTGGTCTGGTAGGAATTACCATGTGAAAGTGCTACAAGCATACTAACATACAAGGGACTAAAACCTGATGTTTTTCTCCAcctgctggagaaaaaaatatttctgagacaGTTCTATTCTTTATGACTAATTAcatttctgtggcttttcaAGTTACTGTGGGCAACTGCCACAGCTGTCTATGTTTACACTCTTAGCCAAGAGCAACAcatggcagctctgctgaattCATCATGAAACAAGACTATTATCAACATATCTTTGCTGCAACCTAGAAAGGGACACACAAATAAATGCTGCAGCTCCACTGGCGTTTGTCAACATGTTAAGCCACAGTATCATGACCACATGCACAAGTTTCTAgtgcatttccttttcctccactGGAGAAACCAGAATTCATTTTCCAGACAGACATGGAAGAAGAttatgaggaaagaaaaacagatttggAAAGGCATGGATAACAATTTGTTGCTTTCCATCCTctcttttcaaaacaaagtgTTAAGACTCACATTCAAAACCTACTGCAAAAATGGCATTCATACATATTTTGGGGATACTTGGGAAAACTTTGCAGCTACACTTATCTATTGAAATAGGTTTGAACAACTTACTTGAAATTGGATTATTCTCTCCTGGGAAAGGCACAAATACATTCTCTCAGTGTCTTTAAGGTAAAATGCACATTTATGGAGCTGTGATACTGGATCATCTGCATCCAATAATGCTGTTTGTTTATCTACTTTTCGAATTATCTGTGAATGAAAATGGTACATATACACTTAGAACAATTTCTATACTTTATTACATATATACAGTCAGTAAAGGAagtgaaaagtaatttttataaaattcatGCCTCATTTTGATATCAACATTAGATTCGTAATTCTTAATGCTTTTGAAACAAGAATACAACATTGAAGCGATACTCAGTACTACTTCAATGTGCTGCAGGCATATATATTTTATCTACTTTTGCTGAAGGAGTGGGAAAATTGAAGCTTCAGCAAAATctacttttgtttcatttgctgGTGTAAGAGAGCAGTTATTAATTATATTGTTATCTTCAATTATTACTAATTACTATTTTTAGTAATTAATATGTTTCTACAGAAGCTTTTAGCACTGATAGGATCAACAACATTCTGTGGCAAACTGGTTGCTGAAGgagaataattaaaataaggATTAACTAAAGATATTGAGATGTCCTTAAATACAGTTTTGGAAACAACAATCATAACATATCAGTATTTGGTCATTAAATATTACTTAAAGACAACTACAAAGAACAACTGTTCATTACATTTGGCagttcagtgaaaaaatatctGCTGACTTAATTCAGATCTCTTTTGTCAATTTATTTCTAGAATCAAAAGCTATTCCTTTAGATAGTGAAAATCTGTAGCTCATAATTTTAACTCAACTCCTAGAAAGAAGTTTAATGCTTTATGCAACAGACAAAGTGCCTGAATATTTCCAGGCTGACAATCAGAAGCCCAACTGTCCTCTGCAATATCTAACTATAATAAAGAGTATTTTTAGCAATGTAAGtttaaaggttattttttttcttctaaattctTTGCATTTGCTTATAAAATACCTGCAAGTTATCTTTTAATTGCATTACCTTCCATCAGTCCTGTAAGCAGTATGACAAATGTTCCCCATGGCAAACAAAACAGGAACCTTTAGCCTAATTTGTTTCAATCTGTTTCTACTTACAAATAAGGTTTCTGGAATAATAAATGATGGTATCTCCTTTCACCAATAAAAAGGTATTAACATGAAGCCCATAAAAAAGTGACATCCTCTTACTGAATTTCCTGTGCTCAAACCCTATCTGTAGTGTAACCAGTGTAACTGCTTTTACTGTCatacaaaattttcattttgtaccATTTACATTGAGcagcctattttttttcttttagccaGGTTTGGTATTGGGAGAGAAATTCACATTACAGTCCTAGCAAAATTAGTCTGGAAAAGGGAACAAAAGCCTGACTGCAGGAAGTCTGTTTTTATATTGGTGCATTCTAAAGATTGCTTCTACCTAAATTGGAATTAGCAGAGCCTTGTATGAACTCGTAATGAGCTCACAAACCACAATTTCAGAGACGATCCCATATGAAACACTACTGATTATTAATCACAATAACATTCCACTTAGGCTGGCATTAAGTGCataaaacaggggaaaaaatctgtaattctGCTTATTCACAAAACCCAGTACTGTGTATccaaaggtaattttttttggttcacAAACCTTAACTGGTTATTCTAAAAGCAATTCCCACACTTCAGATTTAAAACAGACAGtattaataaa contains:
- the RBPJ gene encoding recombining binding protein suppressor of hairless isoform X5, which gives rise to MRNYLKERGDQTVLILHAKVAQKSYGNEKRFFCPPPCVYLMGSGWKKKKEQMERDGCTEQESQPCAFIGIGNSDQEMQQLNLEGKNYCTAKTLYISDSDKRKHFMLSVKMFYGNSDDIGVFLSKRIKVISKPSKKKQSLKNADLCIASGTKVALFNRLRSQTVSTRYLHVEGGNFHASSQQWGAFYIHLLDDDESEGEEFTVRDGYIHYGQTVKLVCSVTGMALPRLIIRKVDKQTALLDADDPVSQLHKCAFYLKDTERMYLCLSQERIIQFQATPCPKEPNKEMINDGASWTIISTDKAEYTFYEGMGPVHAPVTPVPVVESLQLNGGGDVAMLELTGQNFTPNLRVWFGDVEAETMYRCAESMLCVVPDISAFREGWRWVRQPVQVPVTLVRNDGIIYSTSLTFTYTPEPGPRPHCSAAGAILRANSSLMASSETNTNSEGSYTSVSTNPTNVTSSTATVVS